One Antennarius striatus isolate MH-2024 chromosome 9, ASM4005453v1, whole genome shotgun sequence genomic window, CTGTTTGAGGCCTCAGAATCAACAATGCAGGCGTCAATGCACTGATTGAACGGGCACGTATTGTTAATAGActgatgcgatagccaatcataTCATGAGTTGGTGACTGTAcagccttctagctggcctcacatTGACCTGACATACGTGTCCTCACTTCTGAGAAGGCAGCGTTACGCAGTTCACAAGAGTCGTATAATGGTTAGAGCGCAGAGCTTTAGCGAAAGAATCTACAGGCCAGTGAACCtaaaaaatctactttgtttttttctcccacaGAGGCTGAAGGAGGCGAAAACGAAGATTTGGTCGCCGATATACTCGCAAGGCCATTTTcaagacgcacatttgaagagaagctagCTCTTGTGAAACGAGGTCGTCCGATCCCTGAACTTGCTAACATGTCCCAGGCCGGAAAAGGGTTTGTCCGCCATTTCAAGACAACTAATTACGAGCGGTACCCATGGCTGACTGGCTCCGATGGACTCTGCAAATTATTCTGCTGGGAATGCCTTTTGTTCGCAAAGGATCGATCTGGTGTTTGGAGCCACACTGGATTTGTCAACTTGAGTTGTTTAACCAAGGCAGCATTGAAACACCAAAGCACGGCTGGACATTTGTATGCTACGgtgcttttaaaaacttttgggGACACCAGAGTGGATTTGCAGCTTAATGAACAGGTACGCAGGGAGAGAGAGCTCCACAATGAAATGGTGAAAAAGAACAGAGAGATACTGAAAAGGCTGATTGATTGTGTCGTGTTCCTGGGGAAACAGGAACTTTTATTTAGGGGACACAATGAAGGCGCTAAGTCCACAAACAGAGGTACCTACATGgaacttctttcttttcttgctgAGCAGGACACAGACCTGCATTATCACTTGTCCACTAACAAAGTGTTTACTGGAACATCTGTCAAACTACAAAATGACCTCATTCATGCTATTTCAGAAGTGATTGGAGAAGAGATCAAAGCGGAAATCAAAAAAGCACTTTTTGTTGCTGTAATGGTGGATGAGACGACAGACGTGGGTGACGCTGCACAACTCGCTCTCGTCCTGCGCTACGTAACAGAATCGGGTGTCAAGGAGCgttttgtcaaatatgaggATGTATCTGGTGGCCGGCGAACTGATGACATTGCTGCTATCGTTTTTTCCTTTCTTGAGGAATGTGAGTGTTGTCCAGAGAAAGTTGTGGCACAGTCTTATGATGGCGCAGCAGTGATGGCATCTGGAGTAAATGGGGTGCAAGCGAAAGTGAAAGAGAAGGCACCTATGGCCTTATTCATTCACTGCCATGCACATTGTCTGAATTTAGTGCTGACTCAAGGGGCCTCAAAGCTCAGAGAATGCAAGGTCTTTTTTGCCAACCTGAACGGCCTTGCTGCGTTCTTCTCCAGATCCCCGAAGCATACTCAGCTCCTGGATGAAATAGACAAACGGCGTCTTCCTCATGTTGCACCGACACGGTGGCAAAATGCATCAAGACTGGTGAATACAGTCCTTGAGAAGAGAGTTGCACTAAAGGAGTTGTTTGATCACATACTGGAACACCACGATGAGTACGACGACGACACTGTGATTTGTGCAGATGGATTTAATAAGTGTCTGGatgattttgagttttgttttttgctcaacaCATTTGGTGTCATTTTTAAGCATGCTGACGTACTCTTTGgaaaacttcagaaaaaaacattggaTGTGCAATTCTGCCTGGTTATGGTGAGAGAGTTTTGTGACATAGTTGAGCGAGCGAGGGGTGGATTCGATCAGATGTATGAAGATACTGTGAGCATCTCAGGTGGTCCAAGCATTAGTGGAGGCCAGGGCGCGGCACAGCAAGAGGACCTCCGCACACACTACCAACAACTTCACAACAACATTCTGAACAACGTTCTTTGCCAGATAAGGAATCGATTTCAAGACCACAAAAAACTactgtttctctctcttctagACCCCCAGAACTTTCAAACATACCAGAAAAAGTTTCCACACACGGCTTTTTCATGCTTGACCCAAAGTCACGGAGCACTGTTTGATCTGCCCCGACTAAAAACAGAACTGAGTGTAATGTATGCCATGAGTAATTTTAAAGGGAAAAGTCCAGTTGATCTCCTTGATTTTCTTAGGAGCAAAGAACTGAATGACAGTATGGGACAGCTCTATGCACTGGCTTCTTTGGCTGTGACAATTCCATTGTCCACTGCTTCGGTTGAGGGGTCATTTTCAGCCTTGAAGCGGATTAAGACATACGCCAGAAACACGACTGGACAGAGGCGGCTTTCAGCACTGGCCTCCATGTCAATAGAAAAGGATTTGTTGCTGGAATTAAAACGCACCGGTAAACTGTACGACCAAGTCATCGAAGTGTTCttaaggaaagaaaggagaatggattttgtatTTATCTGAGatgtttgaacagctgttttggtaagtacaaatattttgttttttcaacttttcatatttattcattcattttcttccgggcatgatgccagtgcgctgcacaaccacgcacacacacacactcactcctacggctAATGTGGGATCAGCCAATTcatctgaagcgcatgttttttggatgtgggaggaagccagaaagcccagagagaacccatcttttaataatttaatttcatacatATCAGAGATTGATTATAATGAAACAAAAGgacttcttctgcttttggcttttcccttcaggggtcgccacagcgaatcagtgtcctccatctaaccctgtcttctgcatcctcttctctcacaccaactaccttcatgtgctctttcactacgtccataaacctcctctttggtcttcctctaggcctcctgcctggcagttcaaaactcagcatccttctaccaatatattcactatctctcctctggacatgtccaaaccatctcagtctggcctctctgacttgatctccaaaacctctaacatgtgctgtccctctgatgtactcattcctgatcctatccttcctggtcactcccagagagaacctcagcatcttcatctctgctacctccagctctgtctcctgtcttttcctcagtgacactgtctctagaccaaacaacatcgctggtctcaccacagttttgtacacctttcctttcattttagctgaaactcttccatcacacatcacacctgacacttttctccacccgttccatcctgcctggacacgcttcttcacctgttttccacactctccattgctctggactgttgagcctaagtactcaaaatcctccaccttcttgatctcttctccctgtaacctcactcttccacttgggtccctctcattcacacacatgtactctgtcttactgcggctaaccttcattcctctcctttccaggacaaaggacataataaaataaaatgacaagtacactaaaaatgaaaaaattcttgctcttctgcaattGGGTAAAAATGAAGTCCAAGATAGAACGAGAGAACCCAGAAGAAATCAGTCACCTGATTTCCTCGAATGTCTATGTTTGTGTCAGTTTGGGGCGGAAGTAGCTCATTCCACTAGTCTTGGTCTGGGGACCGCAAgtcgccggttcaagacccacgtGGATCCAAACATTGGAgcgtgagctggcagtgggaggtgtcagctcaccctctgagcactgccgaggtgcccctgagcagggcacccccccacaagctgcccAAATGAGGCGCATCAGAAAAgagctgcccatcactctacATCCCATTGTATATACtttgcatgcctgcaggccccttgtgtgtgtgtttgtgtgtgtgcttcaggggtctgtacacacagtgaaaaaataattttcccaaggggataaataaagtgtacttctatTTCTAAGTATTAGTTTGTAGACACAATAGCGTGAAACTCCTTTTGTTgttcctccagatggtccacagcatcatgtctgtaaggaggaggaggtggaagttcctgctgaccagcagctctggaaccaggaggtgaagtccagtgtggaccaagaggaaccagaggttctccacctgaaagaggaccAGAGGTTCCACACCTTAATGACATCTTCAGTGATCAAAAGTAATAAAGTATTGAGTTTACAGGAGCCTTttcattgttgatttttttatttgagtatgtagtttattttttcGGACATGTATGAACTCGAGATATCGAGAGATATCAATAAcgagaaacagaagaaaagaagaaaagacgtcTACTCTCGTTGAAAGCCGTGTTAAAAAAGAACGTGCCCCTGAGCAACCCCCCcccagtatgtgtgtgtgtgtgtgtgtgtatgtgtgtgtgtgtgtgtgttggccttatttatatatttttgctCGAGCCCTGATGCTATGTCTTGTTCACGTATTATTGGCTGCTGCACCTTTTACGAGTGTTAAAGGTTTTGATAATCAGCTGTCATGAGATGCTGAGATGAGCAGAACGGTGGTGGGGGGAACGTTGTTCTTACCGTAAGCCAGTATCGATAAAACCCAGctattattttgacatttaaatctgtaaattaattatttttcatagGAAATTGGAAGATCACCCAAAAGAGAAACCTCCTTGTGGACATTGTTTTGATTGAACTGGATACGCATCAAGACGTTCCTAACCAACCGTAAATGACTATTAAGTATAACTTATTGTTTGATACAGTCCCTACTGAGTTCTTTGTCTAAAATTTGAAGTTTGGTTCTGTATTCAGTAACCTACTTTGCTGAAATCTTTGTAATGAATCATCATGGTGTTGATTTTGAATTAATAAcctaaaaattattttgttttctgatcaGAGGGAAATGATTGAATATAATATCCCATCAGAAAGTTTTTCCAGTGGTTACTTGTTTTGATAGTTTTATATGGTTTAGCATTATACAATCTACACGACATGCATCATTAGTATTTAACAGTATTATAAATGTTCTAATGATATGTCGTCCTATGACATTTTCCATACTTCCGCTCTGAATTATTaagtaaaactgaaaatgagggaGAATTAACACTGGAACTTAGTGGAACTCAGTTACAACGTGCTTAACACCTTTAGGTAGCCTCCGTTATTTAATTATCAGTCTAAATCAGAAAAATTCAAAAGATTCATTATTGCTGTTCCAATTGTAAATTTATCATGTGGGTTTTGTTGATAATTCTGATCAAAATGTTAATTTCCAGCTTTAGTTTGGACTCTCTGTCTGTTGATCAAATTAAAACTGTATTCCATCTTCATCAGGGGGTTCCAGTTGATAACAAGAAGATAATCGATTCTCGTACTTGTCGAAAGTTGTTttcatgcacaaaaacacagacagctgACACTAACGATACTGTTTTCGACTTCCGCTTGGTGTCCCGCAGTTAAAGTTCCGACAGGGAATGCAACGTCAATTTGTTTAGTATTTAAATTAAACCTGGATATTCATAAATTCAATCCCTCAAACAAaatgttagattttttttgccCTGTCTTCCGACATAAAACAACGGAGAATATGCCTTGATAATCAGAATGTgcgaaaaacaacaacaacacactatCAGTGCTTAAATATGTACCTCTActtctttcaaaataatttacaattttttttaaataatttgaaaaaactTAGACTGGTAggtgaatgaaaataattattaaacTTAATTCAAACATAAACCACCCGAATGGCGGACCAAACAATTCCCTTGATTCCTAGTCGGAACATTTTCTCCGGGACAACAAGCCGGAATCAACAAACAACACTCAagccgttagcattagcttgtagAGTTAAGCCgttatattatttgttttgcaGCAAATTAGTTCAGGGAACAAAAATCTCTCCGACTTAAAATTTGAGAGAGTttctgaaaaagctgaaaatgaaaaaaatttttttgtaggCATTAAAGGAACTGTTAACTACGAAGAAGAGGCCGATTGTAATGGTGGACTGCTGGACACCGCCCGGAAACCCGTGATTCAGTCACACAGGATAGGTACAGACAACCTGGTTGTAATGAATTAACAGATACATTTGACTGTCAAATAATTAACATTGTTGGAAATTAACTGCAACTGATTTCCTCGGATGTTTACGTTTGTGTCATagtttggggcggcagtagctcagtccactaagtccgGAAgtcgccggttcaagacccgcATGGGTCAAAACATTGGAgcgtgagctggcagtgggaggtgtcagctcaccctctgagcactgccgaggtgcccctgagcaaggcacccccccacgaggaactccacagcagtcaggagggagagcagcttgtcctgaagcaggagactgatgctgaTATGTTGACTCCTactcatgaggaaaatgaccacagtgaagatcagactctgtacatgaaagctgaagatggtgcagcacagacagagtctgttgacaacctgccggttatcagctctgtggtgggagcagcaaactttgacctgctgatctctgacagctctcatgtatccgtcagccatgatgagagaggagaaacaagcagagGATACGTGAGTTCAGTaaacaaaatgtcttcatgtGACTCTTTGGGAAATTTAGTTACAAATCGACTAACAGCTGCTGAAAAGGTAGTTTTtggaactttaaaaaaaactatagtAAGGaatgaagaagagagaaatcatcaacgccgactgctggatctctgccttaGAGCTGAATTGAAGTTACACAGAATAGGTATACAAAACGATTTGATGGTCAATTAATCAATATATTAACGAACAAAACTGATTTCCTGGCATGTCTACGTTTGTGTCAtactattagtttgtagtcatagtaatGGGAAACTCCTGTTGTTgttcctccagatggtccacagcatcatgtctgtaaggaggaggaggtggaggttcctgctgaccagcagctctggaaccaggaggtgaagtccagtgtggaccgagaggaaccagaggttctacacctgaaagaggaaccagaggttctacacctgaaagaggaaccaggggttctacacctgaaagaggaaccagaggaactccacagcagtcaggagggagagcagcttgtcctgaagcaggagactgatgctgttaCATTGACTCCTactcatgaggaaaatgaccacagtgaagatcagactctgtacatgaaagctgaagatggtgcagcacagacagagtctgttgacaacctgccggttatcagctctgtggtgggagcagcaaacattgacctgctgatctctaacagctctcatgtatccATCAGccatgatgagagaggagaaacaagaagaaaagatgCTGAGGTGGAGTCTCAGCTTCAGTCCCAGAGAACAAGTAACACCAGTAAGAAGCTATATGTTTGTGAAATATGTAATAGCAGTTACACAACACGCTACAGTTTGAAAttccacatgaaaatccacacaaaaGAAAGTTTTAGATTGAACAGTGAGTTGGTAGCATGCAAAAGAATCCACACGGGTGAAACttcttacaggtgtgaaacatgtggcaaatgttTCACCCGGAATGGGAGTTTGGTACGTCACATGATAATCCACACAAGGGAGAacccttacaggtgtgaaacatgtggcaaatgttTCACCCAGAATAAGGGTTTGGTATttcacatgagaatccacactggagagaagccttacaaatgtgaaacatgtgggaaagacttTGGACGGAAACGTGCATTAACAGAACATATGAGAGTTCATTCTAGTGAGAAGCCTTATAGTTGTGAAATATGTGGCAgatgtttcaaaatgaaaagatcCTGGTCTGACCACATAAAAATCCACACGGGGAAGCCTTACAGATGTGAAACATGTGGTAAATGTTTCACCCGGAATTGGAGTTTGGTAGttcacatgagaatccacacaggggagaagccttaCAAGTGCGAAATATGTGGCGACGGTTTTATTCGAAATGTGGGTTTGGAATTTCACATGAGAAgccacacaggtgagacgccTTACagatgtgaaacatgtggcaaatgttTCACCCAGAATTGCAGTTTGGTAGttcacatgagaatccacactggagagaagccttACAAGTGTGAAATATGTGGCAAATGTTTCATTCGAAATGTGGGTTTGCAATttcacatgagaatccacacaggtgagacgccttacagttgtaaaacatgtgggaaatgTTTCACCTGGTATGGGAGTGTGATTCgtcacatgagaatccacacaggggagaagtCTTACTGGTGCGAAATATGTCAGGAACATTTTAAGTCGTATTTTCTGTTGAAAGCCCATGTGAAATTACACACAGGAGAGAAGGCTCACAGCTGTCAAACTTGTGGGAAAGGTTTTAGTTCTAAGCGTATGTTGACAAAACACATGAGAGTCCATGCAGGTGggaagtaaaatgtaaaacatgtagaGAACCTTTCATTCGTGATTTGAGAAGTAATAATGTGTTCTTTGTCCAGAATTTTATACCTTTGTCTTTGATTTATAGTTTTGTCTTCGGGAACCTATTTTGTAGAAATACTTGTCATGATGGTGTTGATTAATTTACGACTTTGAATAAAGACTAAAATGGACTCTTCTGACTGCAGAGAAATTGAATGTTGTATTCAacctgaaaaacatgttttcccaacaagattttttttttccatcggTCAAAGAAGACTTTTATGATTTAGACCAAATTCATAAGTTTAGACTATTATAGAAAACTCAttgattcaactcttgcctcattgtcaaaaaatgtgtttcctatCAGAACTGTTGCCACCAGGCTCCACTTAAAGTAGAAATAATGTTGATTGCACCCCTTTTTCTGGATTTCCTCcaaaattcaataaaacaattttgatGTATTTCCCGACTGACTTGTGATTTGCTTCAGGAAAATCTgacttgtgtttttgtgcaaagctgcaaacagaaaaagaagctgacacctggtctcctggacacacagtatgtctaccttcctcctctgcatcatgtcaaccaaccaTCTACCTTtccctgtcatagttccaacattttaTGTCTctgctctcagtcctatactctcgccgttcctcttctctctcttcctacgaacactttcctcctctccttcgaccaacagtagtccaatttccactggcaacCTGTAGGTAAACAGCACGGATGGcggttgttaacccgggcctcgaccgatccggtatggaactCATAggtttcatttgcatttttgatttagcaaaagttttacttcagatgcccttcctgacacaaccccctgtatttatccgggcttgggaccggcacaatcaAATTGATCAAATTAAAACTGTATTTCATCTTTAACTGGGGGTTCCACAAATTAACAAGCAGATTATCAATTCTGTCTCATATTTTCGAAAGTTCATTTTAATACACAAAAATCTAACACAGCTATCCTTAGCGGTACTTCCGTTGTTGACTTCCGCCCTGTGTCCCGCAATTAAAGTTCCGACTGGTAATGCATTTgtccatttgtttattatttaaatcaaacCTGGTTATTCATAAATCCTATCCGTTAAATAAAGCACGGATTTTCTTGACCTGTATTCCAACATCAAACACCGTGAAAtatctctttatttttacaatgcGCAAAGAAAAAGGTTATATcatttactttagtatttgTTTCGGAATTTACAAAAGTAATTTATTATCTGCTGCTTATTAACTCAAAAAAAATCTTAGATTTGTGGATGAATGACAATGATTATCAAATTTAATGAAGAGTTATACCGTTCTTCTTTAAAAAACGGAACAAAACATTCCATTAATTCCTAGTCGGAACATTTTCTCCGGGACAACAAGCCGGAATCAACAAATAACACGAGAGCTGCTTACATTTGTTTGTGGAGTTAAGTCGTTATATTATTTGTTTCGCAGCAAATTAGTTCAGggaataaaaatgtcttcagcTGACAATTTGAGAGAGTttatgaaaaagctgaaaatgaaaaaaatgtttgtaggCATTAAAGGAACTGTTAACTCCGAAGAAGAGGCCGATTGTAATGGTGGACTGCTGGACACCGCCTGGAAACCCGTGATTCGGTTACACAGGATAGGTACAGACAACCTGGTTGTAATgaataacaaacacatttaaaataattgaaattgttGGGGAAAAAACTGCGATTGATTTCCTCGGATTTCTACGTTTGTGTCATAGTTTTGGGCGTcaatagctcagtccactaagtcctGGCTTGTGGACCGGAAGTCGCGCTTTCAAGACTCACCAGGATCAAAACATTGGAgcgtgagctggcagtgggaggtgtcagctcaccctctgagcactgccgaggtgcccctgagcagggcaccccccccacacacacaaacacacaagctgctcaaatGAGAGGCACCAGAACAGAACTGCCAGTCACTCtaccttctttctttttcctcttattATTAGTAATGTGCAATTCCCGTTGTTgttcctccagatggtccacagcatcatgtctgtaaggaggaggaggtggaggttcctgctgaccagcagctctggaaccaggaggtgaagtccagtgtggaccaagaggaaccagaggttctacacctgaaagaggaaccagaggttctacacctgaaagaggaaccagaggttctacacctgaaagaggaactagaggaactccacagcagtcaggagggagaTCAGCTtgtcctgaagcaggagactgatgctgttaCATTGACTCCTACTCAcgaggaaaatgaccacagtgaagatcagactctgtacatgaaagctgaagatggtgcagcacagacagagtctgttgacaacctgccggttatcagctctgtggtgggagcagcaaacattgacctgctgatctctaacagctctcatgtatccGTCAGCCATGATGAGATAggagaaataaatagaaacgATGTTGAGATTGAATCTCTGTTTCAGTCTCAGAGAACAAGTAACACCAGTAAGAAGCCATATGTTGGTAAAATATGTAAGAGCAGTTCCACAACATGCGACACTTTGAAATTCCACAAAAGATGTGAAAAAGATTTTAGGTTGAACAGTGATTTGTTACCACGCAGAAATATCCACACAGATGAAACgctttacaggtgtgaaacatgtggcaaatgttTCACACGGAATGAGAGTTTGGTACGTCACATGATAGTCCACACAagggagaagccttacaggtgtgaaacatgtggcaaatgttTCACCCGGAATTGGAGTTTGGTAGttcacatgagaatccacactggagagaagccttACAAGTGTGAAATATGTGGGACAGACTTTGGACAGAAACGTGCATATACAGAACACATGAGAATTCATTCTAGTGAGAAGCCTTATagttgtgaaacatgtggcagaTGTTTCACAATGAAAAGATCCTGGTCTGACCACATAAAAATCCACACGGGGAATCCTTACagatgtgaaacatgtggcaaatgttTCACCCGGAATTGGAGTTTGGTAGttcacatgagaatccacacaggggagaagccttaCAAGTGTGAAATATGTGGCAAATGTTTCATCCAGAATGTGGGTTTGCAATTTCatatgaga contains:
- the LOC137601032 gene encoding zinc finger protein 502-like — encoded protein: MKAEDGAAQTESVDNLPVISSVVGAANIDLLISNSSHVSISHDERGETRRKDAEVESQLQSQRTSNTSKKLYVCEICNSSYTTRYSLKFHMKIHTKESFRLNSELVACKRIHTGETSYRCETCGKCFTRNGSLVRHMIIHTRENPYRCETCGKCFTQNKGLVFHMRIHTGEKPYKCETCGKDFGRKRALTEHMRVHSSEKPYSCEICGRCFKMKRSWSDHIKIHTGKPYRCETCGKCFTRNWSLVVHMRIHTGEKPYKCEICGDGFIRNVGLEFHMRSHTGETPYRCETCGKCFTQNCSLVVHMRIHTGEKPYKCEICGKCFIRNVGLQFHMRIHTGETPYSCKTCGKCFTWYGSVIRHMRIHTGEKSYWCEICQEHFKSYFLLKAHVKLHTGEKAHSCQTCGKGFSSKRMLTKHMRVHAGGK
- the LOC137601039 gene encoding zinc finger protein 480-like gives rise to the protein MKAEDGAAQTESVDNLPVISSVVGAANIDLLISNSSHVSVSHDEIGEINRNDVEIESLFQSQRTSNTSKKPYVGKICKSSSTTCDTLKFHKRCEKDFRLNSDLLPRRNIHTDETLYRCETCGKCFTRNESLVRHMIVHTREKPYRCETCGKCFTRNWSLVVHMRIHTGEKPYKCEICGTDFGQKRAYTEHMRIHSSEKPYSCETCGRCFTMKRSWSDHIKIHTGNPYRCETCGKCFTRNWSLVVHMRIHTGEKPYKCEICGKCFIQNVGLQFHMRIHTGETPYSCKTCGKCFTWYGSLICHMRIHRGEKSYSCEICQEHFKSYFLLKAHVKLHTGEKAHSCQTCGKDFSSKRMLTKHMRVHAGGK